The following coding sequences are from one Salvia hispanica cultivar TCC Black 2014 chromosome 3, UniMelb_Shisp_WGS_1.0, whole genome shotgun sequence window:
- the LOC125212842 gene encoding uncharacterized protein LOC125212842 isoform X1, translated as MAEGICLFTKDSIIIKPPKKSPASMRMLVIVFAMACGIYICSICLKQTKYHDIEVSQRQCLDSAISRPQTPIWHYPKPTSFSRAECANNPVRLFAILSMQRSGSGWFETLLNNHTNVSSNGEIFSVKERRSNASSIMWTLDRVYNLDLFTSASKNECSAAVGFKWMLNQGLMQYHKEIADYFNDRGVSVLFLFRRNLLRRMVSVLANSYDRYAKLLNGTHKSHVHSHEEAEALSKYKPEINATSLVKDLKTMENMVLEALEYFSSTRHMILYYEDLIMNRTKLMDVQRFLGLPEMDLSSRQVKIHRGSLSEHIKNWDDIDKTLRGTVYESFLSTDYSNES; from the exons ATGGCCGAAGGAATCTGTCTTTTCACCAAG GATTCCATAATCATAAAACCTCCCAAGAAATCTCCGGCTTCGATGAGGATGCTAGTCATAGTATTTGCTATGGCCTGTGGTATTTATATCTGTtcaatatgtttaaaacaaaCAAAGTACCACGACATCGAAGTTAGTCAGAGGCAATGTCTTGATAGCGCCATTAGTAGGCCTCAAACTCCAATCTGGCACTATCCGAAGCCCACTTCATTTAGCAG GGCTGAATGTGCTAATAATCCAGTGCGGCTTTTTGCTATTCTATCGATGCAAAGATCTGGAAGCGGATGGTTTGAGACATTGTTGAACAACCATACCAATGTAAGCTCAAACGGGGAGATATTTTCTGttaaagaaagaagaagcAATGCTTCTTCAATCATGTGGACTCTGGATAGAGTTTACAATTTGGACCTGTTCACAAGTGCTTCCAAGAATGAATGCTCTGCCGCAGTTGGCTTCAAGTGGATGCTTAACCAG GGGTTGATGCAGTACCACAAGGAAATTGCAGATTACTTCAACGACAGAGGTGTTTCTGTATTATTCCTTTTCCGGAGAAATCTTCTTAGGCGGATGGTTTCTGTTCTTGCCAATTCTTACGACCGCTATGCTAAACTCCTAAATGGGACTCACAAGTCTCACGTGCACTCACATGAGGAG GCTGAGGCTCTGTCCAAATATAAACCAGAAATCAACGCAACATCGTTAGTGAAGGATTTAAAGACCATGGAGAATATGGTCTTGGAGGCGCTGGAGTATTTCAGCAGCACAAGgcatatgattttatattacGAAGATCTCATAATGAATCGAACC AAACTGATGGATGTTCAAAGATTTCTTGGGCTACCGGAAATGGATTTAAGCAGTCGGCAAGTGAAGATACACCGAGGATC
- the LOC125212842 gene encoding uncharacterized protein LOC125212842 isoform X2 yields MKDSIIIKPPKKSPASMRMLVIVFAMACGIYICSICLKQTKYHDIEVSQRQCLDSAISRPQTPIWHYPKPTSFSRAECANNPVRLFAILSMQRSGSGWFETLLNNHTNVSSNGEIFSVKERRSNASSIMWTLDRVYNLDLFTSASKNECSAAVGFKWMLNQGLMQYHKEIADYFNDRGVSVLFLFRRNLLRRMVSVLANSYDRYAKLLNGTHKSHVHSHEEAEALSKYKPEINATSLVKDLKTMENMVLEALEYFSSTRHMILYYEDLIMNRTKLMDVQRFLGLPEMDLSSRQVKIHRGSLSEHIKNWDDIDKTLRGTVYESFLSTDYSNES; encoded by the exons ATGAAG GATTCCATAATCATAAAACCTCCCAAGAAATCTCCGGCTTCGATGAGGATGCTAGTCATAGTATTTGCTATGGCCTGTGGTATTTATATCTGTtcaatatgtttaaaacaaaCAAAGTACCACGACATCGAAGTTAGTCAGAGGCAATGTCTTGATAGCGCCATTAGTAGGCCTCAAACTCCAATCTGGCACTATCCGAAGCCCACTTCATTTAGCAG GGCTGAATGTGCTAATAATCCAGTGCGGCTTTTTGCTATTCTATCGATGCAAAGATCTGGAAGCGGATGGTTTGAGACATTGTTGAACAACCATACCAATGTAAGCTCAAACGGGGAGATATTTTCTGttaaagaaagaagaagcAATGCTTCTTCAATCATGTGGACTCTGGATAGAGTTTACAATTTGGACCTGTTCACAAGTGCTTCCAAGAATGAATGCTCTGCCGCAGTTGGCTTCAAGTGGATGCTTAACCAG GGGTTGATGCAGTACCACAAGGAAATTGCAGATTACTTCAACGACAGAGGTGTTTCTGTATTATTCCTTTTCCGGAGAAATCTTCTTAGGCGGATGGTTTCTGTTCTTGCCAATTCTTACGACCGCTATGCTAAACTCCTAAATGGGACTCACAAGTCTCACGTGCACTCACATGAGGAG GCTGAGGCTCTGTCCAAATATAAACCAGAAATCAACGCAACATCGTTAGTGAAGGATTTAAAGACCATGGAGAATATGGTCTTGGAGGCGCTGGAGTATTTCAGCAGCACAAGgcatatgattttatattacGAAGATCTCATAATGAATCGAACC AAACTGATGGATGTTCAAAGATTTCTTGGGCTACCGGAAATGGATTTAAGCAGTCGGCAAGTGAAGATACACCGAGGATC